Proteins from one Cryptomeria japonica chromosome 4, Sugi_1.0, whole genome shotgun sequence genomic window:
- the LOC131042960 gene encoding VQ motif-containing protein 25 — translation MEPSTRNQLRSSSNTMLGTSNSSHVISKFNAHAPCGTPPTIQNTKMVAPTIRIVHIFPPKIIKTDPANFRALVQKLTGRHSHSPSKKPKKKKLRSPVMNPPPMAGLSEDDSFCSKQTECPFYQNPVAEIKTESFGCDGINLCDNFAGFFGGFAEFDMFGSILPENPTIGPHADHRSGIFMPLESGGFSHFS, via the coding sequence ATGGAGCCAAGTACCCGGAACCAACTGCGCAGTTCTTCTAACACAATGCTGGGCACGAGCAATTCTTCTCACGTAATCTCCAAATTCAACGCTCATGCCCCGTGTGGAACTCCTCCAACCATTCAGAACACCAAAATGGTCGCCCCAACCATACGAATTGTGCATATTTTCCCACCAAAGATTATCAAAACTGATCCGGCCAATTTCCGTGCCCTTGTTCAGAAGCTCACTGGAAGACATTCTCACAGCCCATCCAAAAAGCCCAAGAAGAAGAAGCTGAGATCTCCTGTAATGAACCCACCTCCAATGGCGGGGCTCAGTGAAGATGACAGTTTTTGTTCAAAGCAGACAGAATGTCCATTCTACCAAAACCCAGTTGCAGAAATCAAGACAGAGTCTTTTGGGTGTGACGGAATAAATCTGTGTGATAATTTTGCAGGATTTTTTGGTGGGTTTGCAGAGTTCGATATGTTTGGTTCAATACTCCCAGAAAATCCCACAATTGGTCCTCATGCCGATCATCGAAGTGGCATTTTCATGCCTTTGGAGAGTGGTGGATTTAGTCATTTTTCTTAG